From a region of the Streptacidiphilus albus JL83 genome:
- a CDS encoding PspA/IM30 family protein, producing MSVTRRIRTLFSVKANKALDRVEDPRELLDYSYTKQLALAQQVRRGVADVATSRKRVQRQRDDQQQLAGTLERQAQQALRAGREDLAREALERRNTAVAEVARLDAEEASLQAEEEKLTAASHRLQKQIDDFRVRKETVKAGYTAAQAQNGINEAVAGISEGSDDLGGAMQRALDKTEEMQARASALDELTASGALPNAGLPGGPDALGSELDALDSGPDGGVEAELARMRTELARQSAPAEIEEGRDQGTGPGTAPEQEAKP from the coding sequence ATGTCAGTCACCCGCCGGATCAGGACTCTTTTCTCGGTCAAGGCCAACAAGGCGCTGGACCGCGTGGAGGACCCTCGCGAGCTGCTGGACTACTCGTACACCAAGCAGTTGGCCCTCGCCCAACAGGTCCGGCGCGGCGTCGCCGACGTCGCGACCAGCCGCAAGCGCGTCCAGCGGCAGCGGGACGACCAGCAGCAGCTTGCCGGGACCCTGGAGCGCCAGGCCCAGCAGGCGCTGCGGGCCGGTCGGGAGGACCTGGCCCGGGAGGCGCTGGAGCGCCGCAACACCGCGGTCGCCGAGGTCGCACGGTTGGACGCGGAGGAGGCTTCGCTCCAGGCCGAGGAGGAGAAGCTGACGGCGGCCTCGCACCGGTTGCAGAAGCAGATCGACGACTTCCGGGTCCGTAAGGAGACCGTGAAGGCCGGCTACACGGCGGCCCAGGCGCAGAACGGCATCAACGAGGCCGTGGCCGGGATCTCCGAGGGCTCGGACGACCTCGGCGGCGCGATGCAGCGGGCGCTGGACAAGACCGAGGAGATGCAGGCCCGCGCGAGCGCGCTGGACGAGCTGACGGCCTCCGGCGCGCTGCCGAACGCCGGTCTGCCCGGCGGACCCGACGCGCTCGGGTCCGAGTTGGACGCGCTCGACTCCGGACCCGACGGCGGCGTCGAGGCCGAGTTGGCGCGGATGCGTACCGAACTGGCGCGGCAGTCCGCACCGGCCGAGATCGAGGAGGGGCGGGATCAGGGCACGGGTCCGGGGACCGCGCCGGAGCAGGAGGCGAAGCCATGA
- a CDS encoding FUSC family protein: MAETTPATPGVVWHWSAAVRGALYALPAGLAALHDPGRGMALAIGVLPAAAIGLLPTRRARPVVLLAGLSVALPMVLGSLLVQVRWVAVVGVFVLAVAAAQLAARRRFGALVLTLCLPMVGVGFSYTDIASALGFTVLILLGSVYACLLSLLWPEHPAPPRPEADHRPLTPAQAPDYGLRLGAAGATAAACGLALAPTHPGWPVAAALLVMRPTVEMQRLRSVGRLLSVLVGGVAALLLLRSVPPHWAYGCAAVAAITVGAATQGSRWYVLPAVPTFLVLLLLLHTDPAQAHGRFDERVGATLVGVALAYLFGLLLPRLLHRARA; the protein is encoded by the coding sequence ATGGCGGAGACGACCCCGGCGACACCCGGGGTGGTGTGGCACTGGTCGGCGGCGGTGCGGGGGGCGCTCTACGCGCTGCCGGCCGGGCTCGCGGCGCTGCACGACCCGGGCCGGGGCATGGCGCTGGCCATCGGCGTCCTGCCCGCGGCGGCGATCGGCCTGCTGCCCACCCGCCGGGCGCGGCCCGTGGTGCTGCTCGCCGGCCTGAGCGTGGCGCTGCCGATGGTGCTCGGCTCGCTGCTGGTCCAGGTCCGCTGGGTGGCCGTGGTCGGCGTGTTCGTGCTGGCCGTCGCGGCGGCCCAGCTCGCCGCGCGCCGCCGGTTCGGTGCGCTGGTGCTGACGCTCTGCCTGCCGATGGTCGGCGTCGGCTTCAGCTACACCGACATCGCCAGCGCCCTCGGCTTCACCGTGCTGATCCTGCTCGGCTCGGTCTACGCCTGTCTGCTGTCCCTGCTCTGGCCCGAGCATCCGGCACCGCCGAGGCCCGAGGCCGACCATCGACCGCTCACCCCGGCGCAGGCGCCGGACTACGGGCTCCGGCTCGGCGCGGCCGGGGCCACCGCTGCCGCCTGCGGGCTGGCCCTGGCTCCCACCCACCCCGGCTGGCCGGTCGCCGCCGCGCTGCTGGTGATGCGTCCCACGGTGGAGATGCAGCGGTTGCGCAGCGTCGGCCGACTGCTCTCGGTGCTGGTCGGCGGGGTCGCCGCGCTGCTGCTCCTGCGCTCGGTACCGCCGCACTGGGCCTACGGCTGCGCGGCCGTGGCCGCGATCACCGTCGGCGCGGCGACCCAGGGCAGCCGCTGGTACGTCCTGCCCGCCGTGCCCACCTTCCTGGTGCTGCTGCTCCTGCTGCACACCGACCCGGCCCAGGCCCACGGCCGCTTCGACGAACGCGTCGGCGCCACCCTGGTCGGCGTCGCCCTCGCCTACCTGTTCGGCCTGCTGCTCCCCCGCCTGCTGCACCGCGCACGCGCGTGA
- a CDS encoding S53 family peptidase — protein MKLPLRYAIGLLAAPLPILALAVVPAHAATPFGQAGVSLRGDVVPAVAQATRTGAVAANQSIAVTVSLAVRDQAGLQTFLQQVADPASAQYKHYLTVKQFAQRFGATQDSIAQVTAYLAGHGLAVGKVAANGLTLTAHGSAAQVQKAFGTTIATYRDASGKRSFYANTNAPVLPEAIASAVADVSGLSDYAVSHQDAVKAPATRPAASPKASVAGFTPTQIRSGYNLTGPIASGYTGAGKTVALEEFSAFTQSDVTTYDKKFSLTPSTPVVVKSDGGTTDTSGEDEVELDIEVVQAIAPGATIKVYEAPNSDAGEAAVYAQLVSDDVPIISTSWGQDEAAETASNRVALNTDFQEAAAQGQSIYAASGDSGSDDAGNGGTSVDFPASDPYVTGAGGTTLKLASSGAWSSEKAWSDSGGGISSYFATPSFQTSVNSGSYRDVPDVAADANPSTGWAIYTEGAWAEYGGTSAAAPNWAAFTAIYDDEAAALNKPALGFANASIYTLAESANYKSAFHDVTSGSNGAYSAGTGYDKVTGWGSYNGANFLSDELG, from the coding sequence GTGAAGTTGCCTCTCCGCTACGCCATCGGACTGCTCGCCGCTCCGCTGCCGATCCTCGCGCTCGCCGTAGTCCCCGCCCACGCGGCCACCCCGTTCGGCCAGGCCGGCGTCTCCCTCCGCGGGGACGTGGTCCCGGCTGTCGCCCAGGCCACCCGGACCGGTGCGGTGGCGGCCAACCAGTCGATAGCAGTCACCGTCAGCCTCGCGGTGCGCGACCAGGCCGGACTGCAGACCTTCCTCCAGCAGGTGGCCGACCCGGCCTCCGCCCAGTACAAGCACTACCTGACGGTCAAGCAGTTCGCCCAGCGCTTCGGCGCGACGCAGGACAGCATCGCCCAGGTCACCGCCTACCTCGCCGGGCACGGCCTGGCGGTCGGCAAGGTCGCTGCCAACGGGCTGACGCTCACCGCCCACGGCAGCGCGGCCCAGGTGCAGAAGGCCTTCGGCACCACCATCGCCACCTACCGCGACGCCTCCGGCAAGCGCAGCTTCTACGCCAACACCAACGCCCCGGTGCTGCCCGAGGCCATCGCCTCTGCCGTCGCGGACGTCTCCGGGCTGTCCGACTACGCGGTCTCCCACCAGGACGCGGTCAAGGCGCCGGCCACCCGGCCCGCCGCCTCCCCGAAGGCCTCGGTCGCGGGCTTCACCCCGACCCAGATCCGCTCGGGCTACAACCTCACCGGCCCGATCGCCTCCGGCTACACCGGTGCGGGCAAGACCGTGGCGCTGGAGGAGTTCTCCGCCTTCACCCAGTCCGACGTCACCACCTACGACAAGAAGTTCTCGCTGACCCCGTCGACCCCGGTGGTGGTCAAGTCCGACGGCGGCACCACCGACACCTCCGGTGAGGACGAGGTCGAGCTGGACATCGAGGTGGTCCAGGCGATCGCCCCCGGCGCGACGATCAAGGTCTACGAGGCGCCCAACAGCGACGCCGGCGAGGCCGCCGTCTACGCCCAGCTGGTCAGCGACGACGTGCCGATCATCTCCACCAGCTGGGGCCAGGACGAGGCGGCGGAGACCGCCAGCAACCGGGTCGCACTGAACACCGACTTCCAGGAGGCCGCCGCCCAGGGCCAGTCCATCTACGCGGCCTCCGGCGACAGCGGCTCTGACGACGCCGGCAACGGCGGCACCTCCGTGGACTTCCCGGCCTCCGACCCCTACGTCACCGGCGCGGGCGGCACCACGCTCAAGCTCGCCAGCTCCGGCGCGTGGAGCTCGGAGAAGGCGTGGTCCGACAGCGGCGGCGGCATCTCCTCCTACTTCGCCACCCCGAGCTTCCAGACCTCGGTCAACAGCGGCAGCTACCGCGACGTCCCGGACGTCGCGGCCGACGCCAACCCCAGCACCGGCTGGGCGATCTACACCGAGGGCGCCTGGGCGGAGTACGGCGGCACCAGCGCCGCCGCGCCCAACTGGGCGGCGTTCACCGCGATCTACGACGACGAGGCCGCCGCGCTCAACAAGCCGGCCCTCGGCTTCGCCAACGCCAGCATCTACACGCTGGCCGAGTCCGCGAACTACAAGAGCGCCTTCCACGACGTCACCAGCGGCAGCAACGGCGCCTACAGCGCGGGCACCGGCTACGACAAGGTGACCGGCTGGGGTTCCTACAACGGCGCGAACTTCCTCAGCGACGAACTGGGCTGA
- a CDS encoding transposase, with protein MTDAEWAVILVAMPMPMPAWLEGRGGRPEAHCHRAMLDALRYLVDNGVKWRNLPADYPWWRAVYDFFRRWRRHGCIRELYQRLRRTWCEKQGRGPEPGAGVIDSPSVDGSETCPAASRGYDGGKMRDGRRRHVLCDTGGRCWRSPSPPPTCTTPRPPPACSGSS; from the coding sequence ATGACGGACGCCGAGTGGGCGGTGATCCTCGTCGCGATGCCGATGCCGATGCCGGCGTGGCTGGAGGGCAGGGGCGGGCGCCCCGAGGCGCACTGCCACCGAGCAATGCTGGACGCGTTGCGGTACCTGGTCGACAACGGGGTGAAGTGGCGCAACCTGCCCGCGGACTACCCCTGGTGGCGGGCCGTGTACGACTTCTTCCGCCGCTGGCGCCGCCACGGCTGCATCCGCGAGCTCTACCAGCGCCTGCGCCGCACCTGGTGCGAGAAGCAGGGCCGCGGGCCGGAACCGGGCGCGGGCGTCATCGACTCGCCGTCCGTGGACGGCTCGGAGACCTGCCCGGCCGCCTCACGCGGATACGACGGCGGCAAGATGCGCGACGGCAGGAGGCGCCACGTCCTGTGCGACACCGGCGGGCGCTGCTGGAGGTCACCGTCACCGCCGCCGACGTGCACGACTCCAAGGCCGCCCCCGGCCTGCTCGGGGAGTTCATGA
- a CDS encoding transposase, with protein sequence MVSKRKKYAPEYKAEAVELVVSSGRPVAEIARDLGLNEGTLGSWVNAAKRNGSIKDKLLTIDERVHMKELEEENRKLRMERDFLKKGVPRTREAA encoded by the coding sequence ATGGTTTCAAAGCGGAAGAAGTACGCTCCGGAATACAAGGCAGAGGCCGTAGAGCTTGTAGTGAGCTCCGGCCGGCCCGTGGCTGAGATCGCCCGGGACCTCGGCCTGAACGAGGGAACCCTCGGGAGCTGGGTAAATGCCGCAAAGAGGAACGGAAGCATCAAAGACAAGCTGCTTACTATCGATGAGCGCGTCCATATGAAGGAACTCGAAGAGGAAAACCGAAAGCTCCGAATGGAGCGGGATTTTCTAAAAAAAGGTGTGCCACGAACGCGGGAGGCGGCTTGA
- the ltrA gene encoding group II intron reverse transcriptase/maturase, with the protein MSELKSPDRPFDISKREVWEAYLKVKANKGAPGVDGCSIEEFEKDLKGKLYKIWNRMSSGSYFPPAVRAVEIPKPNGGGVRLLGVPTVADRIAQTVVAAHLERRVEPVFHPDSYGYRPGRSALDAVAACRERCWKKNWVIDLDVAKFFDTVRWDLIVKAVEAHTDARWVLLYVRRWLAAPLQLPDGTLRERTLGTPQGSSVSPVLANLFMHYAFDMWLAREYPGVQFERYADDAVVHCVSEYQAREVLVALTHRMEEVGLQLHPAKTRIVYCGTGRRAGGVTAGSFTFLGFTFQPRAAKDRNGELFTSFLPAVSKDALKKMSAEVRSWRLHRLIGLTLAELARRINPIVRGWMQYYGAFYRTELYPLLRRINHYLMRWVRKKFRRLKTFKKFHKAWKGTTKMWPLLFAQWKWVHSFW; encoded by the coding sequence GTGAGCGAGCTGAAGTCTCCAGACAGGCCGTTCGATATCTCGAAGCGGGAAGTCTGGGAGGCGTATCTGAAAGTGAAGGCCAACAAGGGTGCACCGGGGGTTGACGGTTGCTCGATCGAGGAGTTCGAGAAGGATCTGAAGGGGAAGCTCTACAAGATCTGGAACCGGATGTCCTCGGGAAGCTACTTTCCGCCTGCGGTGCGAGCGGTGGAGATCCCCAAGCCGAACGGCGGAGGGGTTCGTTTGCTCGGAGTGCCCACGGTCGCGGACCGGATCGCCCAGACGGTGGTGGCAGCCCATCTGGAGAGACGGGTGGAACCGGTGTTCCATCCCGACTCCTACGGCTACCGCCCCGGACGGTCGGCCCTGGACGCGGTCGCGGCCTGCCGGGAGCGCTGCTGGAAGAAGAACTGGGTCATCGATCTCGATGTCGCCAAATTCTTCGACACCGTGCGCTGGGACCTCATCGTCAAGGCGGTGGAGGCGCACACCGATGCCCGCTGGGTGCTGCTGTATGTGCGGCGATGGCTCGCCGCCCCACTGCAACTGCCCGACGGGACCTTGCGCGAGCGGACGTTGGGAACCCCGCAGGGGTCTTCGGTTTCGCCCGTCCTCGCGAACCTGTTCATGCACTACGCGTTCGACATGTGGCTGGCCCGGGAGTATCCGGGCGTGCAGTTCGAGCGCTACGCGGACGACGCGGTGGTGCACTGCGTGAGTGAGTACCAGGCCCGCGAGGTGCTGGTGGCGCTGACGCACAGGATGGAGGAGGTCGGGCTGCAACTGCACCCGGCCAAGACCAGGATCGTGTACTGCGGGACCGGGAGGCGGGCCGGCGGAGTGACCGCCGGATCGTTCACCTTCCTCGGGTTCACTTTCCAGCCGCGAGCGGCCAAGGACCGGAACGGGGAGTTGTTCACCTCGTTCCTGCCCGCGGTCAGCAAGGATGCCCTGAAGAAGATGAGCGCGGAGGTCCGCTCCTGGCGGCTTCATCGGCTCATCGGCCTCACGCTGGCAGAACTGGCCCGCAGGATCAATCCGATCGTGCGCGGCTGGATGCAGTATTACGGGGCGTTCTACCGCACCGAGCTGTATCCCCTCCTGCGGCGCATCAATCACTACCTGATGCGCTGGGTCCGTAAGAAGTTCCGGCGGTTGAAGACCTTCAAGAAGTTCCACAAGGCGTGGAAGGGGACCACCAAGATGTGGCCGCTTCTGTTCGCGCAGTGGAAGTGGGTCCATTCGTTCTGGTGA
- a CDS encoding IS3 family transposase, which yields MCQMLHVSRAGFYAWIGREESRHARRDVELTRLIIAIDKTNKGRYGIDRIHAQLARQGERVSPKRVRRLARAAGLACVHPSPYRATTLQDPANRRGLVDLVERNFVPEKKDQIWYGDITYIHTAEGWAYMATVIDGYSRKLIGWSIADNMREDMVVQALDMAIRNRRPGQGEAVMHTDRGSQYTGSRFRDHCLDNGVIPSVGKTGICFDNAAAESFNATLKKELIHLHVWATIKQVKTAIFEYVESYYNRSRIQRELGYLSPYEFESRSTFRVCLMWWLTDMRHD from the coding sequence ATGTGCCAGATGCTGCATGTATCTCGAGCCGGCTTCTATGCGTGGATCGGCAGGGAGGAGTCCCGGCACGCGCGGCGCGATGTCGAGCTCACGCGACTCATCATCGCCATCGACAAAACGAATAAGGGAAGGTACGGAATCGATCGGATACACGCCCAGCTGGCCCGCCAGGGCGAGCGCGTGTCGCCCAAGCGTGTCCGGCGCCTGGCCAGGGCTGCTGGACTGGCCTGCGTCCACCCCAGCCCCTACAGGGCCACCACCCTCCAGGACCCCGCGAACCGACGGGGCCTGGTGGATCTCGTCGAGCGCAACTTCGTCCCGGAAAAGAAAGACCAAATATGGTACGGGGACATCACATATATTCATACCGCAGAGGGCTGGGCCTATATGGCCACGGTGATCGACGGATACTCGCGCAAGCTCATCGGCTGGTCCATCGCTGACAATATGCGTGAAGACATGGTGGTCCAGGCGCTCGATATGGCCATCCGCAACCGCCGGCCAGGCCAGGGAGAAGCCGTGATGCACACGGATCGTGGCAGCCAGTACACCGGCAGTAGATTTCGCGACCACTGCCTTGACAACGGGGTCATCCCTTCGGTAGGAAAGACGGGGATCTGCTTCGACAACGCTGCGGCCGAGTCCTTCAACGCAACCCTCAAGAAGGAACTCATTCACCTGCATGTATGGGCAACAATCAAGCAGGTCAAAACCGCCATATTTGAATATGTCGAGTCCTACTACAATAGAAGCAGGATTCAGCGGGAACTTGGCTACCTATCGCCCTATGAATTCGAGAGCAGGTCTACATTTAGAGTGTGTCTCATGTGGTGGCTGACTGACATGCGTCATGATTGA